The sequence TTAATATAACTAGCAAATTTGTCTGTATTTTTACGACTAATGGCTTTATGTACTTTACTTGGATTTAAAGGGTTTGTACCATTAAATAGCCTGTCCAATGTATCTGGCTTTAACCCACCAAAAGGATTATATTTGTCACCATTAAATAATATTAATTCTTCATTAGTTTGTGGCTCCCTCATAATATTGTCGAAAAGTGACAGAAAGAACTCATGTGGTTTGTATGTGGTGTCACTGTGTTTAAACAATACATTAGCAAATTCACTAAAAAGCATTATCTGCCACCTCCAACTATAATTCCGAATCATTCCGAACCCTTCCGAGTCCTTCCTTAATGGAAGGATCTTTTTTTATATAATTTTATTAAGAATTAAGTGATATTAAAAAGGATTCAAGGATTAATAAAGTCCGTTTAAATTATATCACAAATATTCACGCAATACTAGAAACAAAAATTCACGAATGTAAATATAAAAACAACATTTGATGAGATTTTCTTTAAAAAATAACAAATGCCTGATTTGCAATAAAGGCAAATCGTGGAAAAAAGGAGGAAACCACCATGGAAGAAGTCAGAAATATTAATAAAAAACGTGTGGGTGATATAAGTCCTGACAAAAAAGTTTTTCAAATCTGCATAAAAGGTTGTCTAACTACAATCACTGCAAATCCAGATGGGACTTTAAACATCACCCATCAACATAAAAAAGATGTAGCTTAAAATTTAGTCACAACTTGATAACTGGAATCCGCCAGAACGCTAAGACGGCCGTGCGGGACACATTTATATGTGTTCCCCCATGCCGTCTTTTTGTTTTGAGGATTTCTTTCCTCTGGTGGATTTCAAATTGAAAACCTAAGGAGGAAATAAAGTGAAAAACTATCAAAACATTTATTACAAAGAATACTATGCACAAAATGAAAAAGGCGAATATGTAAAGGTAGACAGAAAAGTTTGTTTTGCCCCTGCTGAACCGCCAACCAAAGAAAACCCTTATAAGCAACGCTGGTTCTATGATGAAGAAGCTGGGTATGCTGTAAGACTTATTAGAAATCAAACCAATGAAGACATTCATCGTTTTAATAGCACTTCTTTAAAAAGAGAAGAAAGATATGAATATAGAAAATTCTCTTGTATATGGGAAAAAACCAAAAACTGTGACCAAAACTGTGAGCAATGTAATAGAAAAAACAAAAGTAGAACTGTTGAGCTGGATAAAACTTGGACAGGTAATGATGATGAAATGGAAAGTTCCTTCACCCCTATTGATACATCTCAAAATGTTTTAAAAAGTATAGAAGATAAAGAATTAATGGCAGCTCTCCTTGTAGCCTATGATGGCTTATCTTCTGAGGATAAATTACTTTTTAATGCCCTTATTAATAAAGAGAAGAAAAAAGTAATAGCAGAAAATTTAAATATTACCGTTGATGGAGTTAGATACAGAGAACTTCAGCTTCGTAAAAAACTCCTTTCACATAAAGACTTAAAAGATGTTTTAGAAAAATAAAAAGTTTTACTACGTATTTTGCCCTTCAGTGTCCTTTAGATATTGAAGGGCAAAAAAATTATGAAAGGAGAAAATCTATATGAGTAAAATGAACGAACTATCTCAAACCGTAGATGAATTAAAAACTGCTGCTAATATGCTTTTATCTGTAGCTAACTCACTTCTAGACTTATTCTCTGGAACTGGTGAAGTTTCAAATGCAACTATCGAACCAAAAAAGCAACCTGCAGTTAATAAAGAAAAACTTACTTTAGAAATGGTTAGGGCTGTTCTAGCAGAAAAATCTCGTAACGGTTATACGGATGAAATCAAAGCTTTATTAGAAAAACATGGTGCAAGCAAATTAAGTGAAATCGATCCTAAAAAGTATAAAAAACTACTAGAAGAAGTGAAGGTATTAGGAAATGAGTAAACATGCCCTCCTCTCCCCTTCTTCAAGTCATCGCTGGTTAAACTGCCCTCCCTCTCTAAGACTCGGCCAGAAATACGATGATACAACAAGTAGTTATGCAGCTGAAGGAACTGAAGCTCATCTATTAGGAGAGTATAAATTAAAAACCCTTTTAGGTATGAGAGCTAAAGACCCTACTGCTAATCTTGAATACTACAATGAAGAAATGGAAGAATGTGCTGAAAGCTATGCTACCTATATTCTAGAACTTTTAGAGGATGCAAAAACAAGATGCTCTGACCCTTTAATCCTAATAGAGCAAAGATTAGATTATTCAAAGTATGCTGAAGGCGGCTATGGTACTGGGGACTGTATTATTGTTTCAGATGACACACTTCATGTAATTGATTATAAGCATGGTACAGGAATTCTAGTTGATGCCAATGACAACTCGCAGATGAAATTATATGGGCTTGGAGCATTAGAGCTTTTTGATGGTATTTATGATATTGAAACTGTATCTATGACCATCTATCAGCCCAGAAGAAACAATATAAGCACCTTCACCCTTTCAAAAAATGAACTTTATAAATGGGCTAATGAGGTTTTAATACCTACAGCTAAGCTTGCCCTTGATGGAGAAGGAGAATTTAAATGTGGTGATTGGTGTGTTTTCTGTAAAAGTAAGCATGAATGCAGACATAGAGCTGAATATAATCTTGAGCTTGCTAAGTATGAATTTAAGCTACCACCTATTTTAGAAGATGAAGATGTAGAAGAAATTCTAAGTAAAATCGATGAACTTGTATCCTGGGCATCTAATATTAAAGACTATGCTTTACAATCCGCACTTCGTGGCAAACAGTGGCACGGCTTTAAACTAGTCGAAGGAAGAAGTAACAGAAAATATATTAATGAAGAAGAAGTTATTAAATTAGTTAAAACAAATGGCTATGACCCTTATGACCATAAAATCAAAGGAATCACAGCTATGGAGAAAACATTAGGAAAAGCTAGGTTTTCAGAATTGTTATCAGACCTAGTAG is a genomic window of Acidilutibacter cellobiosedens containing:
- a CDS encoding DNA ligase, which codes for MSKMNELSQTVDELKTAANMLLSVANSLLDLFSGTGEVSNATIEPKKQPAVNKEKLTLEMVRAVLAEKSRNGYTDEIKALLEKHGASKLSEIDPKKYKKLLEEVKVLGNE
- a CDS encoding DUF2800 domain-containing protein; the protein is MSKHALLSPSSSHRWLNCPPSLRLGQKYDDTTSSYAAEGTEAHLLGEYKLKTLLGMRAKDPTANLEYYNEEMEECAESYATYILELLEDAKTRCSDPLILIEQRLDYSKYAEGGYGTGDCIIVSDDTLHVIDYKHGTGILVDANDNSQMKLYGLGALELFDGIYDIETVSMTIYQPRRNNISTFTLSKNELYKWANEVLIPTAKLALDGEGEFKCGDWCVFCKSKHECRHRAEYNLELAKYEFKLPPILEDEDVEEILSKIDELVSWASNIKDYALQSALRGKQWHGFKLVEGRSNRKYINEEEVIKLVKTNGYDPYDHKIKGITAMEKTLGKARFSELLSDLVEKPKGKPTLVPESDKRPAINTAVDDFKEN